A genomic region of Fodinisporobacter ferrooxydans contains the following coding sequences:
- a CDS encoding aspartate-semialdehyde dehydrogenase, which produces MERKERYNVAVVGATGAVGQKMIQTLEDRNFPVEILKPLASARSVGQFVSFHGQQIAVEEATPEAFEGIDFALFSAGGSVSLRLAPEAAKRGAIVIDNTSAFRMDPNVPLVVPEVNAEAIAAHNGIIANPNCSTIQMVVALKPIYDAFGIDKIVVSTYQAVSGAGQKAIDELEQQVRGYATGELLQANVLPVSSLPVHHQIAFNAIPQIDVFEENGYTKEEMKMVNETKKIFNDPTIQVTPTAVRIPVVFGHSESVFVKTKRPFTMDAVRELLEQGEGIVVVDDPASQKYPLATEAAGKREVFVGRLRKDLWDENAFNMWVVSDNVLKGAAWNAVQIAETIISDLA; this is translated from the coding sequence ATGGAGAGAAAAGAGCGGTATAATGTGGCTGTAGTTGGAGCAACGGGAGCAGTCGGACAGAAGATGATTCAAACATTGGAAGATCGCAATTTTCCTGTAGAAATCTTAAAACCGCTTGCATCTGCCCGTTCTGTCGGACAATTCGTTTCGTTTCATGGGCAGCAGATTGCAGTAGAAGAAGCGACTCCGGAAGCATTTGAAGGCATCGATTTCGCCTTATTCAGCGCCGGCGGCAGCGTAAGCCTGCGATTGGCGCCGGAAGCGGCAAAACGCGGGGCGATTGTGATCGACAACACCAGCGCATTCCGGATGGATCCGAACGTTCCGCTGGTGGTGCCGGAAGTCAATGCGGAGGCGATTGCCGCGCATAATGGAATCATTGCAAATCCGAATTGCTCGACAATTCAAATGGTCGTAGCACTCAAACCGATTTACGACGCATTTGGCATCGACAAAATTGTCGTTTCCACATACCAGGCCGTTTCCGGAGCGGGTCAAAAAGCGATCGACGAATTGGAGCAGCAAGTTCGCGGATATGCCACAGGCGAGCTATTGCAGGCAAACGTGCTGCCGGTGTCTTCGCTGCCTGTGCATCATCAAATCGCGTTTAATGCCATACCGCAAATCGATGTATTTGAAGAGAATGGATACACCAAGGAAGAAATGAAAATGGTCAACGAGACGAAGAAAATCTTTAATGATCCAACCATACAAGTCACGCCGACAGCAGTTCGGATTCCGGTTGTTTTCGGCCATTCGGAAAGTGTTTTTGTGAAGACAAAGCGTCCGTTTACCATGGATGCGGTTCGGGAGTTGCTTGAGCAAGGGGAAGGTATTGTCGTGGTCGACGATCCGGCCAGCCAAAAGTATCCGTTGGCGACAGAGGCTGCTGGCAAAAGAGAAGTATTTGTCGGCCGTTTGCGAAAAGATCTTTGGGATGAGAATGCATTCAATATGTGGGTCGTTTCCGATAATGTATTAAAAGGCGCAGCTTGGAACGCAGTACAAATTGCAGAAACCATCATCAGCGACTTGGCTTGA
- the dapG gene encoding aspartate kinase, with amino-acid sequence MRILVQKFGGTSLATEEMRLKAVEHVEAAIAEGYRVVVVVSAMGRRGDPYATDTLLSLVSHSDALAKRELDLLMSCGELISGVVFAGMLRKRGRETSVLTGEQAGIVTSDDFSNAQIQTIRTARILQEMEKGRIVVVTGFQGATADGETTTLGRGGSDTTATALGVALDAEYVDIFTDVEGIMTADPRIVDEARQLKRVTYTEICNLAYLGAKVIHPRAVEIAMQKNIPIRVRSTASQDAGTLVTSATDVMEGSRLTDRVLTGVTQTANVTQIRISRTPDSPFDLPLRVFDAMANNEISVDFINVTPNEILYTVTDMEAEKAIRLLKQSDIAAEIRPGCAKIAAVGAGIHGVPGVLAKIVEALTEQEIEILQTADSHTTIWCLVRGEDMVAAVRALHQKFALHK; translated from the coding sequence ATGCGGATTTTAGTGCAAAAATTTGGCGGTACTTCATTGGCAACTGAAGAAATGCGTTTGAAAGCAGTTGAACATGTGGAAGCTGCCATTGCGGAAGGATATCGTGTCGTTGTCGTAGTTTCTGCGATGGGGCGGCGGGGAGATCCTTACGCGACAGATACGTTATTAAGTCTTGTTTCCCATTCGGACGCGTTGGCGAAACGTGAACTGGATTTGCTCATGTCCTGTGGCGAGTTGATTTCCGGCGTGGTTTTTGCCGGCATGTTGAGAAAGCGCGGAAGAGAAACGTCTGTATTGACAGGTGAGCAGGCGGGAATCGTGACAAGTGATGATTTTTCCAATGCACAAATCCAAACCATTCGTACCGCTCGCATTTTGCAGGAGATGGAAAAAGGCAGGATCGTTGTCGTTACAGGTTTTCAGGGGGCGACTGCCGATGGCGAGACGACGACTCTGGGCCGCGGCGGTAGCGATACGACAGCGACTGCCTTGGGTGTTGCATTAGACGCTGAGTATGTGGACATTTTTACAGATGTGGAAGGAATTATGACGGCTGATCCGCGAATTGTGGATGAAGCAAGGCAATTAAAGCGTGTCACGTATACGGAGATTTGCAATCTGGCATATCTTGGCGCAAAAGTCATTCATCCGCGGGCTGTTGAAATTGCCATGCAGAAAAACATACCGATCCGTGTGCGATCGACAGCTTCACAGGATGCGGGGACGCTTGTGACGAGCGCCACAGATGTGATGGAAGGAAGCAGGTTGACGGATCGCGTTTTGACAGGTGTGACACAAACTGCGAACGTGACCCAAATCAGAATCTCGCGTACGCCCGACAGCCCGTTTGATCTGCCGTTGCGCGTATTTGACGCCATGGCAAACAACGAGATCAGCGTCGATTTTATTAATGTAACCCCAAATGAAATTTTATATACGGTTACTGACATGGAAGCAGAGAAAGCAATACGGCTGTTGAAGCAATCTGACATTGCGGCGGAAATTCGGCCCGGATGCGCCAAAATCGCTGCCGTTGGCGCCGGTATTCACGGCGTACCGGGCGTTTTGGCAAAAATTGTCGAAGCGCTTACGGAGCAGGAAATCGAAATTCTGCAAACGGCAGATTCCCATACGACCATTTGGTGTCTGGTGCGCGGGGAAGATATGGTAGCAGCTGTTCGTGCTTTGCATCAAAAGTTTGCATTGCATAAATAG
- a CDS encoding dipicolinate synthase subunit B produces MNIAGKTIGFGITGSHCTYAEVFPEIERLVNAGATVVPILSYTMIHTSTRFGEAGEWAEKIEKVTGQKPIATIPDAEPLGPSKRLDCLVIAPCTGSTLARLANAITDSAILMAAKATIRNDRPVVIGISTNDGLGLNAANLAKLLAAKNFYFVPFGQDDPDKKMNSLVARMNMILPACESALEKKQIQPLLVEKFRDLAK; encoded by the coding sequence ATGAATATCGCTGGAAAAACCATCGGTTTTGGGATTACAGGAAGCCATTGCACCTATGCGGAGGTATTTCCGGAAATTGAACGTTTGGTCAATGCGGGAGCAACGGTTGTTCCAATACTTTCCTATACAATGATCCATACATCCACACGTTTCGGTGAAGCAGGGGAATGGGCAGAGAAGATCGAAAAAGTAACTGGACAAAAACCGATCGCTACTATCCCGGATGCGGAGCCTTTGGGGCCCTCGAAACGGTTGGACTGTTTGGTGATTGCTCCTTGCACCGGTTCCACACTTGCCCGTTTGGCAAATGCAATTACCGACTCGGCGATTCTAATGGCAGCCAAAGCGACGATCCGCAATGACCGCCCCGTTGTCATCGGGATTTCTACAAATGACGGATTGGGTTTGAATGCGGCGAATCTCGCAAAACTTCTGGCAGCAAAGAATTTTTATTTTGTACCTTTTGGTCAAGATGATCCGGATAAAAAAATGAATTCTTTGGTGGCGCGTATGAATATGATTTTACCAGCCTGTGAAAGCGCGTTGGAAAAGAAACAAATTCAACCGCTGCTGGTTGAAAAATTTCGAGATTTGGCAAAGTAA
- a CDS encoding polysaccharide deacetylase family protein, with product MKYINVSKQLHILRLHIHTHSKYWKSIWCCMIVFPLLCHSSVFANTLQEQDGIQHTVHQLAQQLKKEPIDAKMDPVWKAIPGLNGLEVEETATIERLKLHKDRSKPFSPVFKQIPPNRTLQDLMPAPIYRGNPEKKQMALMINVAWGEEYLPSILETLGNEHVKATFFFDGSWLSKHPDLAKEIVRNGHDFGNHGYHHLDMDRISIAKMNQEITDTNEQIKRAIGQSTRLFAPPSGAFNQTLVKQAFKHQMHTILWTLDTVDWKRPPARVIVQRIVPRAQNGAMVLMHPTAPTAAALKTMIPALKAKGYQLVTVSELLSPHRPEPLVNIANVHP from the coding sequence ATGAAATATATAAATGTATCAAAACAGTTGCATATTCTACGGTTGCATATTCACACGCATAGCAAGTATTGGAAGTCGATTTGGTGTTGCATGATTGTTTTTCCGCTGCTGTGCCATTCGTCAGTTTTCGCCAATACGCTGCAAGAGCAGGATGGAATCCAACATACCGTTCATCAGCTGGCGCAACAGTTGAAAAAAGAGCCGATCGATGCAAAGATGGATCCGGTTTGGAAAGCGATTCCTGGTTTAAATGGGCTGGAAGTAGAGGAAACTGCGACAATTGAGCGCCTTAAGCTCCATAAAGATCGCTCCAAACCGTTTTCCCCTGTCTTTAAACAAATTCCGCCCAACCGCACGCTGCAAGATTTGATGCCTGCACCCATCTATCGCGGAAATCCTGAAAAGAAACAAATGGCGTTGATGATCAATGTCGCATGGGGTGAGGAATATTTGCCTTCCATCCTTGAAACATTGGGAAACGAGCATGTGAAAGCGACATTCTTTTTTGACGGATCGTGGTTGTCGAAACACCCGGACCTGGCCAAGGAAATTGTGCGAAACGGGCATGATTTCGGGAATCATGGCTATCATCATTTGGACATGGATCGAATATCAATAGCCAAAATGAATCAGGAAATTACGGATACGAATGAGCAAATCAAACGCGCCATTGGTCAGTCTACACGCCTGTTCGCACCGCCTTCCGGAGCGTTTAATCAAACACTCGTAAAACAGGCTTTCAAGCATCAGATGCACACCATTCTTTGGACATTGGATACGGTGGATTGGAAACGGCCGCCTGCTCGTGTGATTGTGCAAAGAATCGTCCCGCGCGCCCAAAATGGCGCAATGGTCTTGATGCATCCGACTGCACCGACAGCAGCGGCGTTAAAAACCATGATACCCGCATTAAAAGCAAAAGGATACCAACTGGTTACTGTATCGGAACTTTTGAGTCCGCATCGTCCGGAGCCTTTAGTAAATATAGCAAATGTACATCCCTAG
- the pnp gene encoding polyribonucleotide nucleotidyltransferase has product MHRFEMEFAGRPLVLETGKLAKQANGAVLCKYGDTAVLCTVTASKEPKDLDFFPLTVNYEERLYAVGKIPGGFIKREGRPSEKAILASRLIDRPIRPLFPEGFRNEVQVVSIVMSVDQDCAPEIAAMVGSSAALSISNIPFDGPIAGVIVGRIDGQFIINPTVKEAEKSDLHLVVAGSKDAIVMVEAGAQEVPEEVMLEAIMYGHEHIKKVVAFQEQMAAEAGQAKMDVVLHAVDQDINTVVREMATEQLKQAIKTVEKHAREDAIDAVKAEVHAALDEQYPDLVDDISEVLYDIVKEQVRHAIVFEHSRPDGRGLDEIRPISSEVSLLARTHGSGLFTRGQTQALSICTLGALGDVQVLDGLDLEESKRFMHHYNFPPFSVGEARAPRAPSRRDIGHGALGERALEAVIPSEDVFPYTIRLVSEVLESNGSTSQASICASTLAMMDAGVPIKAPVAGVAMGLVKEGDHVAVLTDIQGMEDHLGDMDFKVAGTAEGVTALQMDIKIKGINREILKQALEKAHAGRMFILGKMLEALNQPREELSRFAPRIITLRINPDKIREVIGPGGRVINKIIEETGVKIDIEQDGRIFIAAQEMESGEKARNMIEGIVREVEAGQTYTGRVTRVEKYGAFVEVLPGKEGLVHISQLAEERVGKVEDVVSVGDQILVKVTEIDSQGRINLSRKEALKEMKQ; this is encoded by the coding sequence ATGCATCGTTTTGAGATGGAATTTGCCGGCAGACCGTTGGTTTTGGAAACCGGAAAACTGGCAAAACAAGCAAATGGCGCCGTATTGTGCAAATACGGGGATACTGCCGTACTTTGTACGGTGACAGCATCAAAAGAACCGAAAGATCTTGATTTTTTCCCATTGACAGTGAATTATGAAGAACGTTTGTATGCAGTTGGAAAAATTCCCGGAGGATTTATTAAAAGGGAAGGAAGGCCGAGTGAAAAAGCCATTTTGGCAAGTCGTCTGATCGACCGCCCGATTCGTCCGCTGTTTCCGGAAGGATTTCGAAACGAGGTGCAAGTGGTTTCGATCGTCATGTCTGTCGATCAGGACTGTGCGCCGGAGATTGCGGCAATGGTTGGATCATCTGCTGCGTTATCGATTTCCAATATTCCTTTTGACGGGCCGATTGCCGGTGTGATCGTAGGAAGGATCGATGGACAGTTTATCATCAATCCTACTGTGAAAGAAGCGGAGAAAAGCGATCTGCATCTTGTCGTTGCAGGTTCCAAGGATGCAATCGTGATGGTCGAAGCAGGCGCGCAAGAAGTGCCGGAAGAAGTGATGTTGGAAGCAATCATGTATGGGCATGAACATATCAAGAAAGTAGTTGCATTTCAGGAACAGATGGCCGCTGAGGCTGGACAAGCCAAAATGGATGTCGTGCTGCATGCAGTCGATCAGGATATCAATACAGTGGTTCGGGAAATGGCAACGGAGCAGCTGAAGCAAGCGATCAAGACAGTGGAGAAGCATGCGCGGGAAGATGCGATTGATGCTGTCAAGGCGGAAGTCCATGCGGCATTGGATGAGCAATATCCCGATCTGGTGGACGATATTTCGGAAGTTCTCTATGATATTGTGAAAGAGCAGGTCCGCCATGCGATCGTATTTGAACATTCCCGTCCGGATGGCCGGGGGTTGGACGAAATTCGTCCGATTTCCAGTGAAGTTTCACTGCTGGCCCGAACACACGGAAGCGGATTGTTTACGCGGGGACAAACGCAAGCACTGTCGATTTGCACACTTGGCGCCCTCGGTGATGTACAAGTGTTGGATGGATTGGACTTGGAAGAATCCAAACGTTTCATGCATCATTACAATTTTCCGCCTTTCAGCGTGGGAGAAGCCCGTGCGCCCCGTGCGCCGAGCCGCCGCGATATCGGGCATGGTGCATTAGGGGAAAGGGCGCTCGAAGCTGTCATTCCTTCGGAAGATGTGTTTCCATATACGATCCGTCTGGTGTCTGAAGTGCTGGAATCCAATGGATCGACGTCACAGGCGAGCATCTGTGCCAGTACATTGGCGATGATGGATGCAGGCGTTCCCATCAAAGCGCCTGTTGCCGGCGTAGCGATGGGTTTGGTAAAAGAAGGCGACCATGTCGCTGTATTAACGGATATTCAAGGCATGGAAGACCATTTGGGCGACATGGATTTTAAAGTGGCAGGTACGGCTGAAGGCGTTACTGCATTGCAAATGGATATAAAAATTAAAGGCATCAATCGCGAGATTTTAAAGCAGGCATTGGAGAAAGCACATGCGGGCCGGATGTTTATTCTTGGCAAGATGCTGGAAGCTCTCAATCAGCCCCGCGAGGAATTGTCCCGCTTTGCGCCGCGTATTATCACGCTGCGGATCAACCCTGATAAAATTCGCGAAGTCATTGGCCCGGGCGGGCGTGTCATCAATAAAATTATCGAGGAAACCGGCGTCAAAATCGACATCGAACAAGATGGCCGCATTTTTATCGCTGCACAGGAAATGGAGTCCGGCGAAAAAGCGCGCAACATGATTGAAGGCATTGTGCGCGAGGTGGAAGCCGGTCAGACGTACACAGGACGAGTGACGCGGGTGGAGAAATACGGTGCATTTGTTGAAGTTCTTCCCGGCAAGGAAGGATTGGTGCATATATCCCAATTGGCGGAAGAGCGTGTAGGAAAAGTAGAGGATGTCGTATCCGTCGGCGATCAAATCCTTGTAAAAGTTACGGAAATCGATTCGCAAGGACGAATCAATTTGTCCCGCAAAGAAGCTTTAAAAGAAATGAAGCAATAA
- the dapA gene encoding 4-hydroxy-tetrahydrodipicolinate synthase produces MDFGRVVTAMVTPFNEQGIDEENLPLLIEHLISNGTDSVVVAGTTGESPTLTHDEKLRLFERVVTLANGRIRVIAGTGTNDTASSIRLAKEAEACGVDGLLLVAPYYNKPSQEGLYQHFRAIAASTAIPIMLYNIPGRTSININAETILRLAEIDNIVAVKESSGNLSQVSNIIRRKPRDFRVYSGDDYLLLPILAIGGHGIVSVASHVAGKPIADMISNYLEGRTDQATELHNRLLPLFEGLFITSNPVMVKFALNDSGIPVGGVRLPLVRETDEQRDYMRNILQDIQDLI; encoded by the coding sequence ATGGATTTTGGTCGGGTAGTTACCGCGATGGTAACACCGTTCAACGAACAGGGGATCGATGAGGAAAATTTGCCACTTCTCATCGAACATCTGATTTCTAACGGTACAGACAGTGTTGTAGTGGCAGGTACGACGGGTGAATCCCCTACACTTACACACGATGAAAAATTGCGCTTGTTCGAACGTGTCGTAACGTTGGCAAATGGTCGTATTCGAGTAATTGCAGGAACAGGAACAAATGATACGGCAAGCAGCATCCGGTTGGCAAAAGAAGCGGAAGCATGCGGCGTGGATGGTTTGTTATTGGTTGCCCCATATTACAACAAACCGTCGCAAGAAGGATTGTACCAGCATTTTCGTGCGATTGCCGCAAGTACGGCGATTCCGATCATGTTATACAATATTCCCGGCCGCACATCGATCAATATTAACGCTGAGACCATATTGCGCCTGGCGGAGATCGACAACATTGTAGCAGTGAAAGAATCCAGCGGGAATCTCTCGCAAGTATCGAATATTATCCGCCGGAAACCACGGGATTTCCGCGTGTATTCCGGCGATGACTATTTATTGCTGCCGATCTTGGCAATCGGCGGGCATGGAATTGTCAGCGTCGCTTCACATGTGGCGGGAAAACCGATTGCCGATATGATTTCAAACTATTTGGAGGGGCGTACAGATCAGGCAACAGAACTGCACAATCGGTTGCTGCCGCTGTTTGAGGGATTGTTTATCACGTCAAATCCCGTTATGGTCAAGTTTGCATTAAATGATTCAGGGATTCCTGTCGGCGGCGTCCGGCTGCCGCTTGTTCGAGAGACAGACGAACAAAGAGACTATATGCGCAACATTCTGCAAGATATCCAAGATCTTATATAA
- a CDS encoding M16 family metallopeptidase — protein sequence MIHRELLPNGLRVVVEEIPSMRSVSLGVWVGTGSRFENEKNNGISHFIEHMFFKGTKNKTARQLAEVFDSIGGQVNAMTSKEYTCYYARVLDEHFEVALSTLADMFFQSIFAAEEVEKEKKVVIEEINMYEDTPDELVHDLLSSVVFQGHSLGYTILGPEENLKSFTRNDILEYMSNHYTPDNTVIAIAGNVSSKDAIAQVLKLFGHFSGKRMIKGGLAQPVFHVDRVLRQKDTEQAHICLATKGYPLDDKHAYPLILLNNALGSSSSSRLFQEIREERGMAYSVYSYHSSYQDIGMFGVYVGTNPEQMDEVVALTTSILHDVQTNGIFDEELKKAKDQVKGSLMLSLESTSSRMSRIGKNELLLQRQISLDETVEQINAVTPEQIQQVAHELFSQPIAITAVGPLQQLPGVKK from the coding sequence TTGATTCATCGAGAGTTATTACCAAACGGTTTGCGGGTTGTCGTCGAGGAAATTCCATCGATGCGATCTGTTTCATTAGGTGTATGGGTGGGAACCGGGTCCCGCTTTGAAAATGAAAAGAATAACGGCATATCGCATTTTATCGAACATATGTTTTTTAAAGGCACCAAAAATAAAACAGCCCGGCAATTGGCGGAAGTTTTTGACAGCATTGGCGGTCAGGTGAATGCGATGACCTCAAAGGAATATACCTGCTATTATGCCCGTGTACTGGATGAACATTTTGAGGTGGCTTTGTCGACATTGGCGGATATGTTTTTTCAATCGATATTTGCCGCAGAAGAAGTGGAAAAAGAGAAAAAAGTTGTCATTGAAGAAATCAACATGTACGAAGATACGCCAGATGAACTGGTACATGATCTTTTGTCATCTGTCGTGTTTCAAGGACATTCCCTCGGGTATACAATTTTGGGCCCGGAAGAAAATTTAAAGAGTTTCACTCGCAATGATATTCTGGAATATATGTCCAATCATTATACGCCGGACAATACGGTGATTGCAATTGCCGGCAACGTATCGTCAAAAGATGCGATTGCACAGGTTTTGAAACTGTTTGGCCACTTTAGCGGCAAGCGTATGATCAAGGGAGGGCTTGCACAGCCTGTATTCCATGTAGATCGGGTATTGCGGCAAAAAGACACGGAGCAAGCGCATATCTGTCTGGCCACAAAGGGGTACCCTTTGGATGACAAACATGCCTATCCGCTGATTCTGTTGAACAATGCGCTCGGCAGCAGTTCCAGTTCCCGTCTCTTTCAGGAAATTCGGGAAGAGCGGGGTATGGCGTATTCTGTCTATTCCTATCATTCCAGCTATCAGGATATCGGGATGTTTGGCGTCTATGTCGGGACGAATCCGGAGCAGATGGATGAAGTCGTCGCATTGACAACATCCATTCTTCATGATGTGCAAACAAACGGAATCTTTGACGAAGAATTGAAGAAGGCCAAGGATCAGGTGAAAGGTTCTTTGATGCTAAGTCTCGAAAGCACGAGCAGCCGGATGAGCCGAATCGGGAAAAATGAATTATTGCTGCAGCGGCAGATTTCTTTGGATGAAACGGTTGAACAGATAAACGCAGTGACACCCGAACAAATTCAACAAGTCGCGCATGAATTGTTTAGCCAGCCGATCGCCATTACTGCAGTAGGGCCTTTGCAGCAGTTGCCGGGAGTAAAGAAATAG
- the dpsA gene encoding dipicolinate synthase subunit DpsA: MLTGIKVAFVGGDARIIEVIRYMIDKDATVALIGFDEIVKQFQGVDHIKAVTPESFADADVVVLPVAGTDERGVIEANYSPHPIVLTDEHFAAMPKHCKIVTGIARKYLEDACEKYQLSLIKLMELDEVAILNSIPTAEGAIQLAIQHTDITIHGSNSIVLGFGRCGITLSRMLAALGSHVKVGARKPADLARIQEMNLEAFGVGDLALHIGEADMIFNTIPALILNADMLSRMPRSCVVIDIASKPGGTDFRFAERRGIKAILAPSLPGIVAPKTAGQIIAKTLGRLLRKQESSWGNEA, translated from the coding sequence GTGTTAACAGGAATCAAGGTGGCGTTCGTCGGTGGAGATGCGCGTATCATCGAAGTCATTCGCTATATGATCGACAAAGATGCGACGGTTGCCCTGATCGGCTTTGACGAGATTGTCAAGCAATTCCAAGGCGTTGATCACATAAAAGCGGTGACGCCTGAATCATTTGCAGATGCAGATGTGGTGGTTTTGCCGGTAGCAGGCACGGATGAACGCGGTGTAATCGAAGCAAACTATTCACCCCATCCGATCGTCTTGACGGATGAACACTTTGCGGCAATGCCAAAGCATTGTAAAATTGTAACTGGTATCGCCCGCAAATATTTAGAAGATGCGTGTGAGAAATATCAGCTTTCGTTGATCAAATTAATGGAATTGGATGAAGTGGCGATTCTCAATTCGATTCCTACGGCAGAAGGAGCGATACAGTTAGCCATCCAGCATACAGATATAACCATTCATGGTTCGAATTCGATCGTGCTTGGATTTGGGAGGTGTGGTATCACATTAAGTCGCATGCTTGCTGCACTTGGCTCCCATGTGAAAGTGGGTGCACGCAAGCCTGCCGATTTGGCGCGTATTCAGGAGATGAACCTTGAAGCGTTTGGCGTGGGAGATTTGGCTCTGCATATCGGGGAAGCGGATATGATTTTTAACACCATTCCGGCATTGATTTTAAATGCCGATATGCTCTCCCGGATGCCGCGCAGTTGTGTTGTTATCGATATCGCATCGAAACCGGGAGGAACGGATTTTCGATTCGCCGAAAGACGGGGGATCAAAGCAATTTTGGCACCAAGTTTGCCTGGGATTGTGGCACCGAAAACGGCAGGTCAAATCATTGCAAAAACACTTGGCCGCCTGCTTCGGAAACAAGAATCGTCCTGGGGGAATGAAGCATGA
- the dut gene encoding dUTP diphosphatase: METLQVDIVKVPGNEDLPLPVYMTEQAAGMDLLAAVREPTVIPPGQSMMIPTGISIALPVGYEAQIRPRSGLAFKHGITTLNSPGTIDADYRGEIGVILINHGHTAFVVERGMRIAQMVVTSYTKVAWNSISSHTDMTDRGSGGFGHTGL, from the coding sequence ATGGAAACGTTACAGGTCGACATTGTGAAAGTGCCGGGCAATGAAGATTTGCCGTTGCCTGTCTATATGACCGAGCAGGCAGCGGGCATGGATTTGCTGGCTGCGGTTCGAGAACCGACCGTTATCCCGCCTGGTCAATCGATGATGATTCCCACGGGCATCTCCATTGCACTGCCGGTCGGCTATGAAGCGCAAATACGTCCACGCAGCGGTTTGGCATTCAAGCATGGGATCACCACATTAAACAGTCCGGGTACAATTGATGCGGATTACCGCGGTGAAATCGGCGTGATTCTGATCAATCACGGTCACACTGCGTTCGTTGTGGAGCGAGGCATGCGCATTGCCCAAATGGTTGTCACATCCTATACAAAAGTTGCATGGAATTCAATTTCCAGCCACACAGATATGACAGACCGAGGTTCCGGCGGTTTTGGGCATACAGGTTTGTAA